From a single Natronorubrum tibetense GA33 genomic region:
- a CDS encoding class I SAM-dependent methyltransferase has translation MVDRNTVRRGYDELIGAYDAERAEDDRGKAILDDFFDSIETPARILDVGCGPGVPVLRRLSAEATALGFDLSREQLNLAAANVPEAVHLQGEMTSVPLRDDTCDAITAFHSLIHVPLEDHGTVIDEFARVLRPGGRVLLSEGPEEWCGTNPDWLERGVEMQWNIAGVDATRDQLRDAGFTITDEWGTDGTFADNDERWIFIAATLEA, from the coding sequence ATGGTCGACAGGAACACGGTTCGCCGGGGATACGACGAACTGATCGGGGCCTACGATGCGGAACGTGCGGAAGACGACCGCGGAAAGGCGATACTCGACGACTTTTTCGACTCGATCGAGACCCCGGCGCGAATCCTCGATGTCGGCTGCGGTCCGGGCGTCCCAGTCCTTCGGAGACTGAGTGCGGAAGCGACCGCCCTTGGATTCGATCTCTCCCGCGAACAACTCAATTTGGCCGCGGCGAACGTTCCCGAAGCGGTGCACTTACAGGGAGAGATGACGAGCGTTCCCCTCCGTGACGATACGTGCGATGCCATTACCGCCTTTCATTCGCTGATTCACGTCCCGCTCGAGGACCACGGGACGGTTATCGACGAGTTCGCACGCGTCTTGCGTCCCGGCGGTCGCGTACTCCTCTCAGAAGGCCCGGAGGAGTGGTGCGGGACGAATCCGGACTGGCTCGAGCGCGGCGTCGAAATGCAGTGGAACATCGCCGGCGTAGACGCCACGCGGGACCAACTGCGGGACGCCGGGTTCACGATCACCGACGAATGGGGCACCGACGGTACGTTCGCCGACAACGACGAGCGATGGATTTTCATCGCCGCCACGCTCGAGGCGTAA
- a CDS encoding mechanosensitive ion channel family protein, whose translation MVQQLPLQQIQLPEFLQDTVASMVAFVPRLIGALLILLIGWIIGRVVAGVVMRIADGIELDRMVLETPLGRMLGGTESAVSHAFGTLAKWFVYAIAILAASNVLAIPELSAWVATAVTYLPLLIAGIAVIVVGFVVADFIGDVIERTQATTGSGATKLFASGVRIFLYFTAIVIGLDTMGIDVGILYVFARALAWGLAAAVAIGFGVAFGLGGREYVSENIGDWASRTPSLSQSDQQRGSDAGASSTDDD comes from the coding sequence ATGGTTCAACAACTGCCGCTGCAGCAGATACAGCTGCCAGAATTCCTTCAAGACACCGTCGCCAGTATGGTGGCATTCGTGCCCCGATTGATCGGTGCGCTCCTGATCCTCCTCATCGGATGGATCATTGGCCGCGTCGTAGCTGGCGTCGTCATGCGGATTGCCGACGGAATCGAACTCGACCGAATGGTTCTCGAGACGCCGCTCGGGCGAATGCTCGGCGGAACCGAGAGCGCGGTCTCGCACGCGTTCGGGACGCTCGCGAAGTGGTTCGTCTACGCCATCGCGATCCTCGCAGCGTCGAACGTGCTCGCGATTCCGGAACTGTCAGCGTGGGTCGCCACCGCGGTCACGTACCTGCCGCTGCTCATCGCCGGGATCGCCGTCATCGTCGTCGGGTTCGTCGTTGCCGATTTCATCGGCGACGTCATCGAACGGACCCAGGCAACGACGGGCTCCGGAGCCACGAAACTGTTCGCCAGCGGCGTCAGGATCTTCCTGTACTTCACCGCGATCGTGATCGGCCTCGACACGATGGGGATCGACGTCGGGATCCTCTACGTGTTCGCTCGAGCGCTCGCGTGGGGGCTCGCCGCCGCCGTTGCAATCGGCTTTGGTGTCGCGTTCGGTCTCGGTGGCCGCGAGTACGTCTCGGAGAACATCGGGGACTGGGCGAGCCGCACGCCGTCGCTTTCCCAGTCCGACCAGCAACGGGGATCCGACGCGGGCGCGAGTTCCACCGACGACGACTGA
- a CDS encoding pyridoxal phosphate-dependent aminotransferase: MTFELADRVQTVPPSGIRRFFEIAEERDDVISLGVGEPDFATPWAARDAAIASLEQGKTSYTANRGKRELREAIADYVADRFDLGYGPDEEIIVTAGASEAVDLAFRAFVDPGDTVAIAQPSYISYEPGVIFAGGEVLSVPTKQEDDFRLTVEALEDAGADEADMLVLCYPNNPTGAIMTEADLEPIADFARQHDLMVLSDEIYAELTYDGNEHVSIASLEGMRERTIVFNGFSKAHAMTGLRLGYALGPAEAIGAMNKIHQYTMLSAPTTAQHAALEALESCDNDVREMVNQYDRRRQFVLSRFREIGMDVFEAKGAFYCFPEVPEGFTAEEFAEGVLREEGVAVVPGDVFGEGGEGHLRISYATGLDDLRQALARIEAFVDEHA, from the coding sequence ATGACGTTCGAACTTGCCGATCGCGTCCAGACGGTACCGCCCTCGGGTATCCGGCGGTTTTTCGAGATCGCCGAGGAGCGCGACGACGTCATCTCGCTGGGTGTCGGCGAACCTGACTTCGCGACGCCGTGGGCGGCCCGCGACGCCGCGATCGCCTCCTTAGAGCAGGGAAAGACGTCCTATACGGCCAACCGTGGCAAACGCGAACTCCGCGAGGCTATCGCGGACTACGTCGCCGACCGGTTCGACCTCGGCTACGGCCCGGACGAGGAGATCATCGTCACCGCTGGCGCGAGCGAGGCGGTCGATCTGGCGTTTCGAGCGTTCGTCGACCCCGGCGACACGGTCGCCATCGCCCAGCCGTCGTACATCTCCTACGAACCCGGCGTCATCTTCGCCGGTGGCGAGGTACTCTCCGTTCCGACGAAACAGGAAGACGACTTTCGGCTGACGGTGGAGGCACTCGAGGACGCCGGCGCCGACGAGGCCGACATGCTCGTGCTCTGCTATCCCAACAACCCGACGGGGGCGATCATGACCGAAGCGGATCTCGAGCCGATCGCCGACTTCGCCCGCCAGCACGATCTGATGGTTCTCTCGGACGAGATCTACGCCGAGTTGACCTACGACGGGAACGAACACGTTTCCATCGCGAGCCTCGAGGGCATGCGCGAGCGCACCATCGTCTTCAACGGCTTCTCGAAGGCCCACGCGATGACCGGGCTGCGACTCGGCTACGCGCTCGGTCCCGCCGAGGCCATCGGCGCGATGAACAAGATCCACCAGTACACGATGCTCTCGGCGCCGACGACGGCCCAGCACGCGGCCCTCGAGGCCCTCGAGTCCTGTGACAACGACGTTCGGGAGATGGTAAACCAGTACGACCGTCGTCGGCAGTTCGTCCTCTCGCGGTTCCGCGAGATCGGGATGGACGTCTTCGAGGCCAAGGGGGCGTTCTACTGCTTCCCCGAGGTGCCCGAGGGCTTTACCGCGGAGGAGTTCGCAGAGGGAGTCCTCCGCGAGGAGGGCGTCGCGGTCGTCCCCGGCGACGTCTTCGGCGAGGGCGGCGAGGGCCACCTGCGCATTTCGTACGCGACCGGACTCGACGACCTCCGGCAGGCGCTCGCGAGGATCGAAGCGTTCGTCGACGAGCACGCCTGA
- a CDS encoding Lrp/AsnC family transcriptional regulator yields MSEREVLELLRENARYSTDDIARMTGLDEQEVEAAIEELEAAGVVRGYQAVVDWDKLEDERVRAEVELNVHLDRETGYGDIAERLARFPQVTALRLVSGDYDFDMEVEGDSIREVSQFISEKVAPVPEITQTVTHYVMTSYKENGIELGDGEDDERLSFSP; encoded by the coding sequence ATGAGCGAACGCGAGGTGCTCGAGTTGCTTCGTGAGAACGCACGATACTCGACCGACGATATCGCGCGAATGACCGGTCTCGACGAGCAGGAAGTCGAGGCGGCGATCGAGGAACTCGAGGCAGCAGGCGTCGTCCGCGGCTACCAGGCGGTCGTCGATTGGGACAAACTGGAAGACGAACGCGTCCGTGCCGAAGTCGAGTTAAACGTCCACCTCGACCGCGAGACGGGCTACGGCGACATCGCAGAGCGCCTCGCACGGTTCCCGCAGGTCACAGCCCTCAGACTTGTCAGCGGTGACTACGACTTCGATATGGAAGTCGAGGGCGACTCCATCCGCGAGGTCTCGCAGTTTATCAGCGAGAAGGTCGCGCCGGTCCCCGAGATCACCCAGACGGTCACCCACTACGTGATGACCTCCTACAAGGAGAACGGGATCGAACTCGGCGACGGCGAAGACGACGAGCGACTCTCGTTTTCACCCTGA
- a CDS encoding helix-turn-helix domain-containing protein, protein MGLYQASFRIRHECPYRELSEQYPDLTIREWYLSDCQVLEITSQETSTENLLDDIEQLGTVLHQNMDESGLHVVMQSCLCALEESIIQRFEDHNCLYQPPTVHRQGWEHYTVIAFDERNIRELYDELDADRDIEVLSKRGLEETHIPHSLLAPVDQLFDGLTDRQLAAIRLALDSGYYEQPRKASVSELAEQTSVARSTYEEHLRKAENKLITNVGQFVRLLLGTQTEDRLGTASSAPSNVVQSD, encoded by the coding sequence ATGGGACTGTACCAGGCGTCGTTTCGGATTCGCCACGAGTGTCCGTATCGGGAACTTTCCGAACAGTATCCAGATCTCACGATAAGAGAGTGGTACCTGAGCGATTGCCAGGTCCTCGAAATCACGTCTCAGGAGACCTCAACTGAGAACTTACTCGACGATATTGAGCAACTGGGGACGGTTCTTCACCAGAATATGGACGAGTCGGGATTGCACGTCGTAATGCAGTCCTGTCTCTGTGCATTAGAGGAATCGATCATCCAGCGGTTCGAAGATCACAACTGTCTGTACCAACCGCCGACAGTCCATCGACAAGGATGGGAACACTACACAGTAATCGCGTTCGACGAGCGGAACATCCGGGAACTGTATGACGAGTTGGACGCCGATCGTGATATCGAGGTTCTCTCGAAGCGGGGCCTTGAGGAAACACACATCCCGCACAGTCTGTTAGCCCCAGTCGATCAACTGTTCGACGGATTAACCGACCGGCAATTAGCTGCTATCAGACTCGCGCTCGATAGTGGCTATTACGAACAACCACGGAAAGCGTCAGTAAGCGAATTGGCCGAACAAACGTCTGTCGCTCGCTCCACCTACGAAGAGCACTTGCGAAAAGCTGAGAATAAATTAATCACCAACGTTGGTCAATTCGTTCGATTACTGCTTGGAACACAGACCGAGGATCGCTTAGGAACCGCTTCTTCCGCCCCCTCCAACGTCGTTCAATCTGACTAA
- a CDS encoding MBL fold metallo-hydrolase produces MSEIEPTELGTRLNNGDDLFILDIRHENEYEDWHIPGSENIDVYDELTESEDEAAEEALSEISEDNEIVTVCTAGIVSGRATDVLQDMGYEAKTLVDGMNGWSRVHRSAPIDTDIDGTLLQVARPGKGCLSYVLVSDGEAAVFDPSQYTEEFDALLNDYDAELVGVYDTHAHADHVSGGREFAEDHDVPYYLHPADALSIDVTPLEDGQTHAIGRVDVTVIDTPGHSQGSVTFAIDEKALLTGDTLFHRSVGRVELGVEAGIEDTDVESNAATLYESLRRLRNQPGDPLVLPSHDPGSPEPPVSARMSEVETENADLNRDRESFIESLANDVPDHPPNFQRVKGVNVGNETVTDEELSTLELGPNNCAAE; encoded by the coding sequence ATGTCGGAAATCGAACCCACGGAGCTCGGAACGCGATTGAATAACGGAGATGATCTCTTCATTCTGGACATCCGTCACGAGAATGAGTACGAAGACTGGCACATCCCTGGCAGCGAGAATATCGATGTCTACGACGAATTGACAGAGAGTGAAGACGAGGCGGCCGAAGAGGCGCTCTCCGAGATTTCTGAAGACAATGAAATTGTGACGGTATGTACTGCTGGAATCGTCTCTGGGAGGGCGACGGACGTTCTCCAAGACATGGGTTACGAGGCGAAAACGCTCGTTGACGGAATGAACGGGTGGAGTCGTGTTCATCGGAGTGCTCCCATCGATACCGACATCGATGGAACCCTTCTCCAAGTCGCTCGACCAGGGAAAGGGTGTCTCTCGTACGTCCTCGTCTCTGATGGGGAAGCAGCCGTCTTCGATCCCTCACAGTACACCGAGGAGTTCGATGCGCTCCTGAACGACTACGACGCTGAACTCGTTGGCGTGTATGACACGCACGCTCATGCGGACCACGTTTCTGGTGGACGAGAGTTTGCCGAGGACCACGACGTCCCGTACTATCTCCATCCTGCCGATGCACTTTCGATCGATGTCACGCCGCTCGAAGATGGACAGACTCACGCGATCGGACGCGTTGATGTAACGGTTATCGACACTCCCGGTCATAGCCAGGGAAGCGTCACGTTCGCTATTGATGAGAAGGCACTCCTCACGGGAGACACGCTCTTCCACAGGAGCGTGGGTCGCGTCGAGCTCGGTGTCGAAGCGGGGATCGAAGACACTGACGTCGAATCGAACGCAGCGACGCTCTATGAAAGTCTTCGACGTCTCCGAAACCAACCCGGGGATCCGCTTGTTCTCCCATCACACGATCCAGGATCGCCAGAGCCGCCCGTTTCTGCCCGAATGAGCGAGGTGGAAACCGAGAATGCCGATCTGAACCGCGACCGTGAATCGTTCATCGAGTCGCTCGCCAACGACGTTCCCGACCACCCGCCGAACTTCCAGCGTGTCAAGGGAGTAAACGTCGGTAACGAGACCGTTACCGATGAGGAGCTTTCGACGCTCGAACTGGGCCCCAACAACTGCGCAGCTGAGTAA
- a CDS encoding MFS transporter, which produces MGREYKQGIKRNWQQFLLQILTVFAVGLTMGSQRTVVPLMGEETFGVTSFLVIGSFVISFGIVKALLNLYSGKWADSYGRKPILLLGWLSAVPIPFILIFAPSWSWIVVGNVLLGVNQGVAWSMSMISKIELAGPSERGLAAGLDEAFGYTGVAIGAWFTGVIAAQYSLRPEPFYFLLLVIIVAMLIAIFFIEETLPYAQAEAAQPDGGKESDGDADLPFAEIVKRATYKDRTLFTAAQAGHVENFVDTLVWIGFPLFLLAQGLDTAQIGVVVGVHSGAYFLQVYTGRLGDQIGRKPPIVIGFFLAGGGVLGMTVVEGYYAWIVMSGIAGIGMALHYPNLISVASDAAHPLWRSTGLGVYRLWRDLGYAVGAILIGITMDLLYIEAAFYGTAIAMFISGGLVYLMMEETHPELGTHERSSLSQGDA; this is translated from the coding sequence ATGGGACGGGAATACAAGCAAGGGATCAAGCGAAACTGGCAGCAGTTCCTCCTCCAGATACTGACGGTATTCGCCGTCGGCCTCACGATGGGGTCTCAGCGGACCGTCGTCCCCCTCATGGGCGAGGAGACGTTCGGAGTCACGTCGTTCCTCGTTATCGGCTCGTTCGTAATCAGTTTCGGGATCGTCAAGGCACTGTTGAACCTCTATTCGGGGAAGTGGGCCGATTCGTACGGACGGAAGCCGATCTTGCTCCTCGGGTGGCTCTCGGCAGTTCCGATCCCATTTATTTTAATTTTCGCTCCGAGCTGGTCCTGGATCGTCGTCGGTAACGTCCTACTCGGCGTGAACCAGGGGGTGGCCTGGAGCATGAGTATGATCTCGAAGATCGAACTCGCCGGACCGAGCGAGCGAGGATTAGCCGCTGGACTCGACGAAGCGTTCGGCTACACCGGCGTCGCAATCGGTGCGTGGTTCACTGGCGTAATTGCAGCCCAGTACAGCCTGCGTCCGGAGCCGTTCTACTTCCTGTTGCTCGTAATTATCGTGGCAATGCTGATTGCGATCTTCTTCATCGAGGAAACGCTCCCGTATGCGCAGGCGGAAGCGGCCCAGCCCGATGGTGGGAAAGAGTCCGACGGCGATGCAGATCTGCCGTTTGCGGAAATCGTGAAGCGGGCGACGTACAAAGACCGAACGCTGTTCACCGCTGCCCAGGCGGGTCACGTGGAGAACTTCGTCGATACGCTCGTCTGGATTGGCTTCCCACTGTTTCTGCTCGCACAGGGGCTTGACACGGCCCAAATTGGTGTGGTAGTTGGGGTTCACAGTGGTGCGTACTTCCTCCAAGTGTATACCGGACGGCTTGGCGATCAGATCGGTCGGAAACCGCCGATTGTAATCGGGTTCTTCCTTGCCGGGGGCGGCGTGCTCGGAATGACCGTTGTAGAGGGTTACTACGCGTGGATCGTCATGTCCGGTATCGCTGGCATTGGGATGGCGTTGCACTACCCGAACCTGATCTCTGTGGCCAGCGACGCTGCACACCCACTGTGGCGATCGACCGGACTGGGGGTCTATCGCCTCTGGCGTGACCTCGGGTACGCAGTGGGTGCCATTCTGATAGGCATCACGATGGATCTGCTGTATATCGAAGCAGCATTCTATGGAACCGCAATTGCGATGTTTATTTCAGGTGGATTGGTCTATCTGATGATGGAAGAGACTCATCCCGAGCTTGGAACACACGAACGTTCGTCGCTCTCACAGGGTGATGCATAG
- a CDS encoding thioredoxin family protein, which yields MVLKESDTELDAGDLAPEFELEGADGETYTLDSFADNEALLLVFTCNHCPYAKAKFDLLNELATEYDDVAVVGINPNDAEEYPDDSLEAMREYVQDGRVQYDAYLRDESQEVANAYGAVCTPDPFLFAWSEADEAFELVYQGRLDDALNPDDEPTRFHVREAIDSVLVDESVDLEWQPSQGCSIKWTDE from the coding sequence ATGGTACTGAAAGAGTCCGACACCGAACTGGACGCGGGCGACCTCGCCCCCGAGTTCGAACTCGAGGGTGCAGACGGCGAGACGTACACGCTCGACTCGTTCGCGGACAACGAGGCGCTCTTGCTCGTTTTCACGTGCAACCACTGTCCGTACGCGAAGGCGAAGTTCGACCTGCTGAACGAGTTGGCCACCGAGTACGACGACGTCGCGGTCGTCGGGATCAACCCCAACGACGCCGAGGAGTACCCCGACGACTCGCTCGAGGCGATGCGCGAGTACGTCCAGGACGGCCGCGTTCAGTACGACGCCTATCTGCGCGACGAGAGCCAAGAGGTCGCGAACGCGTACGGCGCGGTCTGTACGCCGGATCCGTTCCTGTTCGCCTGGTCCGAGGCCGACGAAGCGTTCGAACTCGTCTATCAGGGCCGTCTCGACGATGCGCTGAACCCCGACGACGAACCCACGCGATTCCACGTTCGGGAGGCTATCGACTCGGTACTCGTTGACGAGTCGGTCGACCTCGAGTGGCAGCCCTCCCAAGGCTGTTCTATCAAGTGGACCGACGAGTGA
- a CDS encoding mechanosensitive ion channel family protein: MSWFVSSAPLQSSSLRPDPIPWIQETYLASLEMQLLATVVLAVVVLLGFGAASRFQDVVRRRSGTQLAEASSVLFLGAVVVGGVYAFSVIWHVTFVLEYTLRTMAIDRWFAAQQLVTGAIVLTAYLAIRFVNRSIDKLSQTRAITRHQSEVAYHVSDVAIVALAAAMVLTLWGIDLTNIFIGAGAITAIVALTARETLTAMLAGFILLFSRPFHVGDWIEINETTGIVTDVTIFTTKIQTFDDKHVLVPNDEVTNSQLTNYSQNDQLRIAVDVGIDYDDDPEHARSVIVDAVEDLESIKNAPNPQVVGKRFDDSAIVLECRAWIADPTMRRKHDAQTDVMDAIVDAFDREGIEIPYPQRVHAARNDGFRIEERRARKGAVSPLED; the protein is encoded by the coding sequence ATGAGTTGGTTCGTTTCGAGCGCTCCGCTGCAGTCGTCCTCACTCCGACCTGACCCGATCCCGTGGATCCAGGAGACGTATCTCGCCTCGCTCGAGATGCAACTCCTCGCGACGGTCGTCCTCGCCGTCGTCGTCCTTCTCGGCTTCGGTGCAGCGTCTCGGTTTCAGGACGTCGTTCGCCGTCGGTCCGGCACCCAGCTCGCCGAGGCCAGTTCCGTTCTCTTCCTCGGTGCTGTCGTCGTCGGTGGCGTCTACGCGTTCAGCGTGATCTGGCACGTCACGTTCGTCCTCGAGTACACGCTTCGGACGATGGCGATCGATCGGTGGTTCGCCGCCCAGCAGCTGGTGACTGGCGCGATCGTCCTGACCGCCTACCTCGCGATTCGGTTCGTCAATCGGTCGATCGACAAGCTCTCCCAGACGAGAGCGATCACGAGACACCAGAGCGAGGTCGCCTACCACGTCTCGGACGTCGCGATCGTCGCCCTCGCCGCGGCGATGGTCCTGACGCTGTGGGGAATCGACCTCACGAACATCTTCATCGGCGCGGGGGCGATCACCGCGATCGTTGCACTGACGGCTCGCGAGACGCTAACCGCGATGCTCGCCGGCTTTATCCTGCTGTTCTCGCGGCCGTTTCACGTCGGCGACTGGATCGAGATCAACGAGACCACTGGCATCGTCACCGACGTCACCATCTTTACCACCAAGATCCAGACGTTCGACGACAAACACGTGCTGGTCCCCAATGACGAGGTGACGAACAGCCAGCTGACGAACTACTCCCAGAACGATCAGCTTCGGATCGCGGTCGATGTCGGCATCGATTACGACGACGATCCCGAGCACGCCCGCTCAGTCATCGTCGATGCCGTCGAAGACCTCGAGTCGATCAAAAACGCCCCGAACCCGCAGGTGGTCGGCAAGCGATTCGACGACTCTGCGATCGTCCTCGAGTGTCGCGCCTGGATCGCCGATCCGACGATGCGCCGGAAACACGACGCACAGACGGATGTGATGGACGCGATCGTGGACGCGTTCGATCGGGAAGGAATCGAGATCCCCTACCCCCAGCGGGTCCATGCGGCTCGAAACGACGGCTTCCGGATCGAAGAGCGCCGAGCACGAAAAGGCGCAGTGTCGCCGCTCGAGGACTGA
- a CDS encoding NADH:flavin oxidoreductase/NADH oxidase: MPDLFDPLSIRDLEIPNRLAVSPMCQYSCEPDGLPTEWHRVHLGSRAVGGAGIVMTEATAVTPRGRITPHDLGIWSDEHASGLEPTTQFIREQGGVPAIQLAHAGHKASKTQPWEGNAPIAPEDGGWEVLSPSPDAYPPFDGGRPAMTKATQDDIQDVVEAYRAAAERSLAAGFDIAEVHAAHGYLLHEFLSPVTNRREDEYGGSFENRSRIVREVVDAVRDVWPDEKPVFVRISGTDWLEDRESWDIAQSVRLGEDLADRGVDLIDVSSGGLHPEQNVPGGPNFQVPLAQAVSEGADIAAGAVGGITEPKQADAVIRNGRADLVLVGREFLRDPYFGLRAADALTNDAASRWPVQYRRGVR, translated from the coding sequence ATGCCTGATCTCTTCGATCCGCTATCGATTCGCGACCTCGAGATACCCAACCGGCTCGCCGTCTCGCCGATGTGCCAGTACTCGTGTGAACCCGACGGACTGCCAACCGAGTGGCACCGCGTCCACCTCGGCAGTCGCGCCGTCGGTGGTGCCGGAATCGTCATGACCGAAGCCACCGCAGTGACCCCCCGAGGACGGATCACGCCCCACGATCTGGGGATCTGGAGCGACGAGCACGCAAGCGGGCTCGAACCCACCACGCAGTTCATCCGCGAGCAGGGTGGGGTGCCGGCGATCCAACTCGCCCACGCGGGCCACAAGGCCAGCAAGACCCAACCGTGGGAGGGAAACGCCCCGATCGCACCAGAGGACGGCGGCTGGGAGGTACTCTCGCCGTCACCCGACGCGTACCCGCCGTTCGACGGCGGTCGACCGGCGATGACAAAGGCAACGCAGGACGACATCCAGGACGTAGTCGAGGCCTACCGCGCCGCAGCCGAGCGATCGCTCGCCGCCGGCTTCGACATCGCCGAAGTGCACGCGGCCCACGGCTACCTGCTCCACGAGTTCCTCTCGCCGGTGACGAACCGTCGCGAAGATGAGTACGGCGGCAGCTTCGAAAACCGATCCCGAATCGTCCGGGAGGTCGTCGACGCCGTCCGAGACGTCTGGCCGGACGAAAAACCGGTGTTCGTCCGGATCTCCGGCACCGACTGGCTCGAGGACCGCGAGTCGTGGGATATCGCCCAGTCCGTCCGGCTGGGCGAGGACCTCGCCGATCGCGGCGTCGATCTGATCGACGTCAGTTCCGGCGGGCTCCACCCCGAGCAGAACGTGCCCGGCGGACCGAACTTTCAGGTGCCGCTGGCCCAGGCGGTAAGCGAGGGAGCGGATATCGCTGCCGGTGCCGTTGGCGGAATCACCGAACCCAAGCAGGCCGACGCCGTGATTCGCAACGGACGGGCTGACCTCGTCCTCGTCGGGCGAGAGTTCCTCCGCGATCCCTACTTCGGACTGCGTGCAGCCGATGCGCTCACGAATGACGCGGCTTCTCGATGGCCGGTCCAATATCGGCGCGGCGTTCGCTAG
- a CDS encoding BtpA/SgcQ family protein — translation MSPTPLLDRFDATHPVVGMVHLPPLSGAPDFDGDRAAIRDRALEDARRLEAGGIDGLIVENFGDAPFYPDDVPKHVVAEMTALVTELTNAVDVPVGVNVLRNDADAALSIAAATNADFVRINVHVGTAATDQGVLEGQAHDTLRLRERLDADVAILADVHVKHATPVGETAIEQAALETAERGRADGVVVSGVGTGSETALEDVERVSSTLRETATDDATPVFVGSGVTSETVGKTLEAGANGVIVGTATKEGGETTNLVSLERVETVVTARDSSLS, via the coding sequence ATGTCCCCGACACCGCTGCTGGATCGGTTCGACGCGACCCACCCCGTCGTCGGGATGGTTCATCTCCCGCCACTGTCCGGTGCGCCCGACTTCGATGGCGACCGAGCCGCAATCCGCGACCGCGCGCTCGAGGACGCTCGTCGACTCGAGGCCGGTGGCATCGACGGCCTCATCGTCGAGAACTTCGGCGACGCGCCGTTCTATCCCGACGACGTTCCGAAACACGTCGTCGCGGAGATGACCGCCCTCGTGACCGAACTGACGAACGCCGTCGACGTCCCCGTCGGGGTCAACGTCCTCAGAAACGACGCCGACGCCGCGCTCTCGATCGCCGCCGCGACGAACGCCGACTTCGTCCGTATCAACGTCCACGTCGGGACCGCGGCGACCGATCAGGGGGTCCTCGAGGGGCAAGCCCACGACACTCTCAGGCTCCGGGAACGGCTCGATGCCGACGTTGCCATCCTCGCGGACGTCCACGTCAAGCACGCGACGCCCGTCGGCGAGACGGCTATCGAGCAGGCCGCCCTCGAGACCGCCGAGCGCGGGCGGGCGGACGGCGTCGTCGTCTCGGGGGTCGGAACAGGCTCCGAGACGGCGCTCGAAGACGTCGAGCGCGTCTCGAGTACCCTGCGAGAAACCGCCACCGACGATGCCACTCCGGTCTTTGTCGGCAGCGGCGTGACGAGCGAGACGGTCGGCAAGACGCTCGAGGCCGGCGCAAACGGCGTTATTGTTGGTACGGCGACAAAGGAAGGCGGCGAGACGACGAACCTGGTGTCGCTCGAGCGCGTCGAAACCGTCGTCACGGCGCGGGACTCGAGCCTGTCGTAA